DNA sequence from the Candidatus Aramenus sp. CH1 genome:
TGGAGAACAGTAAGGGTAGGTTTGAGGAGGCAGAGCCTATCATTGCGGTAAAGAACTCGCAGGAGCAGGAGAGGGACGTGGCAATAAGTCCCAGACTGGACACCAGGCTCTGGAACGCCCTAAGTTTTAGCACTTGGTAGAAGGCGACGTAGAGCGTTATATTCAAGGCAACGAGGAAGGACAGGAGGAACGACACCCCAAGAGATAAGGGAGTCATGGCCCAGGAGAAGTACGGCGTAGTGATTGAGAGGAAAGGCCCCCAGAGCGGGAAGGGCATGTCCTGCGGTGATACAGGGGGAGAAGAGGATACCACTACCCCAACCCCTTGGGGGAAGTCGATCCTCGTGATCAGGAAAATCCTGGCAACTATCTGGAAGAAAAAGAAGTAGCCGAGGAACACGGAGGCAAACAAAAACTTGTACCTTTTAAGCCTAAAAAAGTTGGGGGGATCCATTGGCCCTCACCTTAGTACGCTTCGTCCCTCAACAATTTCTCTATGTCCACTATTGGGTCCTTGTCCGCCTTCACTATGAGGAGTATGTACCATATTGGGTAAATTAGGGCCATTAGTAGGAAGCTTATCTGCCATAGCATTAACTCGGACTCTAGCAGGGCCACGCTCTCACTTGTCTATAATTTCGTAATAAAGTATAAAAGCTTTACTTGGGCTAAAAATAAAAGTTTATTAAATAAAAAGTAATTTTTGAGTAAAATTGCTTAGAACAGGTCAAGGTCCCTCAGTATCTTCACCATGTAATAGGTGGAAGGGAAGGCAGCCATGGCGAAGAGGGCGTAGGAGGTCTCTATTAGTTGCTCAGTTGGGAACACTGGGTAGAAGTTGACCGAGTAGTAGGAGGCCATCTCAAGGAAGATTTCGGCCAGCCCTGCCATCATGCTGAACATGGAGAAGAGGGTTGCGCTCTTCCACGCGTTGCCCATGGCCTCCCATCCCAATCCAGCGAACACTCCGGCCGCTAGGAAGCTTACCGTGCAGAGGGCCCTGCCCAATACGCTCTCAACGCTGTATGCAAAAGGTTCCGGGAGGTACCAGTAGGTGGTTATCGCCCCTGCGATTACCCAAGTGAATAGGAGCCCCTTGGTGGAGTAGTCCAGGGAGAGGATCGCGTTGGCAAGTCCACCTCCCTTTGAGTAGAGAACGTTGTAGAGCCATATCCCTATGAGGGCTGACCCCCACACAGTCGTCATGTCGAAGGAGAACTTGGCCAGCTCCAGCTGACCGTACAGTTGCTCTGACAGGGGGTTCACTGAGGCTACGACCAAGGCAATACCAAAAATGAGGTACCTTTGGGCCCCCTTCAATTCCACAACCCCGCCAACGTACCCCCAGCTACCAGCACTGCCCCTGCCAGCACAACCATTGCTACTAGGGCGTCGTCGGCGTAGAGGCTGTAGGGGAGGGTCTGGACTAGGAAGATGTCTATTACCCACGCTACAACTCCCAGAACTACTACTACCGCCCCTAAGACTCTCCTCGAGAAATTGACTCCAGCCATATCTATCAAAAATAAAGTGATTAATATAGTTTAAAAATTTTGCGGGACTATCTAGCTATAAAACGCCGACAGCAGCACCGCGATCAGCGGGAAGAGGAGGTAGGTGGTCGAGGGCACAGTGTCGAATATCAGTGCACTTCCAAGGAGGGCCAGTGCTGGTACTGCCACAGCTTTGTCCTTCCTCCTCATTAACCCTATTGCAGTGGCCATGGTCACGCACGCGACCACAAAGAATATGGGCGGGAAGTAATCGTTTATGCCCATTATGCCTAGGATGTAGGGGAAGGTGAAGCCGAGCATGAAGGCTATGCCAGGGACTGCGTTGAACCAAGCTATTAAGGCAATGGGGACAGAGACGAGGAGACCAGCCAAGGGGTAGACGTACCTAACTTTTCCTACTGCGAGTGACGTGAATGCTATACCGGCAAAAAGTATGGAGAAAGGCAGTATCCTAGACGCCGCTACAGTGATGGTCCCAAAGGCCGAGTTGAGTGTCATCTGGGTTAACCAGGGGCCTATTAACAGGAGGTATGCAACCACGTCTGGCACCAGCACTGCGTAAAGCACCTTCCTGTTGACGTCCTTAACTGCCAGCAACGCAGTAGAGACTATTAGTACAACGTACACCAGGGAAGAAGCAATTGGCTGGTTAAAGGCAGTGTTGTCGAGGCCGTAAGCTACGTGGGCTATGTCGAACACGGCAGTTATCGACATCACTGACGCCACCAGCGACCTCACCGTTCGCGACAACCCCTTCTCGAGGAGGGCGAGGAACATTATGGCGAACTGGAGGAAGAAGATCAAGCCAAAGGAAACGCCACCTATCAAGTAGAGCATGTAAAATACCTTGGTGACTGAGAGCGACACTCCCGCCATACCCAGGGGGAGGACTCCGATCAGGAATTCCCTGTTGAAGAATAACTCCAAAAATACAAGTAACGCGTAGAAGTAGCCTAAAAAAACCTTGAATCCCTTAAGGTTCGGTATAACGCTAATTTTGGCCCACCCTGTCGTAGTTTAGCTTGGACTTGAAGGACATCACTACTTTCTTGACTATCGGGAGGAAGGTCAGCAGTGCCTTGTCCGCTACGGTTTTCCTGCTTAGGGCAAGCGCTATGGCCGGTGTCGAGACAGTGCTAAACACGAAGAACGGCGCTAAGGCAGAGGAGCTAGGAGTAGCGGGCTGTATGTATATCCTCCACCAGAACGATATGGACTTGAAGTCTACCGACTCTCCCGCACCTCCCTGGAAAACCGCGAAGGCGACCCAGTAAGTGTGGCCGGGTTGTAGCTGGATCTGGTACCTG
Encoded proteins:
- a CDS encoding SepZ protein, with protein sequence MAGVNFSRRVLGAVVVVLGVVAWVIDIFLVQTLPYSLYADDALVAMVVLAGAVLVAGGTLAGLWN
- a CDS encoding DUF1404 domain-containing protein, whose translation is MELKGAQRYLIFGIALVVASVNPLSEQLYGQLELAKFSFDMTTVWGSALIGIWLYNVLYSKGGGLANAILSLDYSTKGLLFTWVIAGAITTYWYLPEPFAYSVESVLGRALCTVSFLAAGVFAGLGWEAMGNAWKSATLFSMFSMMAGLAEIFLEMASYYSVNFYPVFPTEQLIETSYALFAMAAFPSTYYMVKILRDLDLF